Within Thermococcus indicus, the genomic segment TATCAGCGCCGCCCCGAGCAGGAGAAGGGAGGCGAGGAGGTAGGGGAGAGGGTTCTCTCCAATGGGCCTGTGGACTATCGTCGTTGTTGGCATCGTTGAAGAGATTTGGTTTTCTATTGGAGGTTTATCATCCAGGAGCACCGTTTTTCCAGCTTTTCCATACAGCGTAATGCCCAGAGGGCTGAGCTCTCCCCACGACGAGCCGGTGTAGAGTTCCACTGAAAAGGTGACGTTTTGGGGCAGCGGAACCACTGTGAAGTAGTAGCCCGTCGAGGATTTGAACATGGGCCTCGGCTCCTCCAGCTCCGGGAGGCTGCCCCTGATCCAGAGCGTTCCGGAGAGTGAGGCATTCACAAGGCTCGCATTGAACGCCAGCAACGCCGGAACGTCGTTCCCCGAATAGTAGCGCAGCTTTGCCGGTTCGCTGACATTTCCACCTGTCTCGACCACGACGTCGAGCCACGCTTTTTGAGTTCTCACCTCGGGAACCTCGACGAGTATCCCGGTCGAGTTCCAGGAAAGAACCCTCGCCTCAGCGCCGCCGATGATGACCCTTCCACCGCTTCCGAAGCCCGCCCCTCCAATGAGGATTCTCTGACCCGGCTTGGCCGTGTAAGGGGTTACCGAGCCGATGAGAGGTTCTTTCTGCTCTCCTTCGACGTGGAAGACGTAGATGCTGTTGTGAGGGAGTTCGAGGGATGCCTTTACATTCGAAACGCTCATCTTGGCCCCGTAGAGGGCATCGTGGTATGTTCCGTCCGACCACTCAAGGTTGAGGGTCAGGTTGACGGGCGAGCCCTTGTTCATGACGACCAAGAGCCTGTGGCTTCCGAAGGTTCTCTCAAAGGCCCAGACGGAGTAGTTGGCGTAAACCGTCCTGAAGTCGCCGAAAGCCAAGGCATCGTTGGCCTTTCTCAGCTCGGCTAAGATTCTGATTATATGAGCCGCCTCGGTGGTGTTGTTGAAGGCCATCATCGGCCGGTTGTAGGGGTCGCCCTTTCCGTCTTTGCTCACCAGGTAGCTCTCGTCGCCGTAGTATATCACCGGAATCCCTGGCAGGGTCATCGTCAGTGCCAGGGCCATGTGAAAGCGCTCCACGGAATCATCTCTCTTCGCCGCGTTGAGGAAGCGGACGAGGTCATGACTATCGAGGAAGTTCAGTTGCTTGTTCGGATAGACGAAGAGAGAGTAATAGTCCTCAAGCGTTCTGGAGAGTGTTTCGAGGCTTCCCACGAAGCCGAAGGTCCTCACGATGTTTTCCCTTATCGGTATGTTGAGGACCGGCGAGACGTTGGAGTAGCGGTAGAGCTCGTACAAATCGTCGCTCCTTTCCGGAGAGAGCGAGTAGTACTCCCCGTAGATGAAGAGTGGCCCTTTGGAGTAGAGGCGCAGATAAAAGGCCTCCAGCCAGCCGAGTTCCATGTGCTTGACGGCGTCGACCCTGAAGCCGCAGGCACCTGAATCGGCAAAGAGCATCGCCCCCTCGGTGAGGTACGAATCGACCCAGGGATCGAGCTGGTTGAAGTCAGCTAAACCGAAGAGGTTGGCGTACTTGAGGGGGATTCCCGACCAGGTGAATATGTTGCCGTTGTGGTGGTAGAGGTTCTCACGGATTCCGGTTATCGGGTTCACCGTGGCGTTCCTGGTGTCCCGGTAGTAGTCGGTTACAAACGTGCCGTTGTCGTAGAGCGCTCCAAACTCGCCGTCCGTTGCCGGGTTGGAGTGGTTGGGGACGTAGTCAACGCTCACGCACATGCCCCTCTTCTTGGCTTCCTCTACAAGCCGTCTGAAGGCTTTCCAGTCACCGAAGTGCTCCTCTATGCGCTTGTAGTCGCGCGTCCAGTAGCCGTGGTAGGGGGCAGAGCCGTGTGCCATTTTGTTTATGTTGTCGTTGAGCGGAGAGACCCATATCATGGAGACGCCGAGGCTCGCTATGTAGTCGAGCTTTTCTGTCAGGCCTTCCAGGTCACCTCCCCAATAGAGGCGGTAGCTGGTGTGGGTCGGATCGTAGAAGGGCTCGTTGTTGCTCTGATTCCCATCGTAGAATCGGTCAACCATCACCTGGTAAACGACGCCCCGCTCGGGCACCGCGTAGGCCCCGGAGGGGGGCAGTATCATAAGCATCATCAAAATCACAGCTAAGGCTGCCCTCATCATATCACCAAGAGTGATTAGAAAAGACGGCTTAAAAATCTCGTGCCCAAAGATCGATGGATACTGCCGAACCCCGGAGGTCGGGGTTGGGAGACTTAACAACCCTGAGAACCTGCTCGGTTTCCACCAGGTCAAAGCTCATAACGGTGGTGGCCACGTCCCTGAAAAGCGCGAGATGCGCCGGAAAAGTCGCGCCCGCTATATCGGAGTTCACAACGTAGACCGCGACCCTGTCCCTGTGACCAACGAAGGACGCAAGGTTCCGTATGAGCCTGAGAACCTCCCTCTCAGACAGGGAGAGAAACAGCTTGTGGAAACCAAGAACGGGATTAAACACAAATTTATCTCCCCTCGCCCGCGTGTATATCGACTCGTAGTAGCCGAAGTCCAGGGAATGCCTGCCGACATCAACGATACCAAAGACGTTGCCGGTCCTCGAGCTACCACCTATTTTTATGACGGGCACCCCCTGCAGTCCCTCAACATCGAAACCCCCAACATCAAGCTTGATCAGGTATTCACCGAAGGTATCGAGAACATCATCAATTATCATCGGGATTCCTTTTTCAGCACAGAAATCCCAGAAGGACTTCAACAGAAGCTCAGGCATCACGTACGATGTGTATTCAAGAAGAACAGTCTCACCCGGAAGGAGACCCTCAAGTATTCTCCCAACATTATCCACTACCATAGGGCATCACCAATAATGGAGTACAGTTCACGGATTAAAAACGTAGCGGAGCTACACCAGTCTGGCGGTGACTAGAATCCTCGGAGATACGAAGGAACCCCTGCGAACAGGCTCCCGCCCGACGGCGAGGATTGACCGTAGAACCTCGAAGGCGTTTCCTACAAGCATGTTGTCCCTGAATGGCCGAAGCTCCCCGTTCTTAACAACGTATCCCAGCTCAACCGTCAGGGAGAAATCGCCGCTGACGGGGTTGGCGGTGTGCTCGCCGAAGACCTTTCTAACAACAACCCCCTCGAAGTCGCGGAGGCTCTCCTTCCCCGGCTTGACCAGCAGGTTGCTCGTCCCTATGTGCGGCATGGTTCTGAAGTCCCGAACCGCGTTGCCCGTGCTCTCCATGCCCAGAAACGAAGCGTATGTGTGGTCAAGGAGGAAGGACTTCAGCACACCATCCTCAACGAGAACCGTCCTTCTGGAAGGAGTCCCCTCACCGTCGAAGGAGTAGCTCCCGGGGAGACCCTCGATGGAGGGGTCGTCGATGAGGGTAAGCCCCTCGGCGGCCGCGGGCTCACCGGGCCGCGAGAACCTGCTCCTGCCGAAGTAAACGCTGTCGCCGTAGAGGTTCTCGAGCAGAATTCCCAGGATCGCCCCGAATGCCTCGGGCTCGAGAACCAGCGTGCCGGAGTAGCCCCCGAGCTTTCCGGCGGCAGCGCTCAGCTCCGCCTCCTCGATGGCGAGAGTTATGGCCCGCTCAAGCTCCTCAAATGGCTGAAGCGAGCGGTACGACTGATAGTAGGAGCCGGTTCCCGTTCTCCCGCCGCCCTTGACCGCGTAGGCGGAAACGCTCATTCCCGTGGAGCGCTCCTCGAGGAAAACACCGTTCGAGTTCGCGACACCGTAGGTGTTGACGCCGAAAGCCAGCGAGCCGGAGAGGGTAACTCCCTCGCCCTTAAGCTCCGCCATCTTGGACGCAAAGTCTCCCGCGAGGGCGTAGGCGTCTTCAAAGGGAATCTCGTCGATGAGCCTGTCGTAGAGCCCACCGACGGGGCGCGGCTTTCCCACGGAGGGGAACCCCGCGAAGGGCACCTCGCTTACCCTCGCGAGCTTTATCGTTCTTTTCACGAAGTTTTCAAGCGTTTCGCGGTCGTGGTTGAGACCGGTTATGTAGGAGAAGCCCAGCCTCCCGTTGTAGCCAACACGCAGGCCCATTCCCGAGTAGAACTTCCTCTGGGAGCGCTCGAGCCTCTCGCGCTCTATCTTGAAGGAGCCTCCCCTACCGACCTCCCAGTAGAGCTCCCACTCGACGTTCTCCCGCTCCAGTATCGACACCAGGGTCTCGACGGAAGAGTTCATCTCAATCCCCCCACGAGAGCCCTCGTTAAAAGGTGCGGCCCGCCGTCGTCCACCGGAACCACCTGTCCCTTGCCGCAGTAGCCGGGGAACTCCACCCTCAACTCCTTTCCCACGGCCCTGATGTTCCTCAGAACTTCAAGAATGCTCCCGCTCATAGCCACATCGCGCACCATATCCTTTATCTCGCCGTTCTCTATGATGTATCCCTCTGTAGCACC encodes:
- a CDS encoding TldD/PmbA family protein, whose protein sequence is MNSSVETLVSILERENVEWELYWEVGRGGSFKIERERLERSQRKFYSGMGLRVGYNGRLGFSYITGLNHDRETLENFVKRTIKLARVSEVPFAGFPSVGKPRPVGGLYDRLIDEIPFEDAYALAGDFASKMAELKGEGVTLSGSLAFGVNTYGVANSNGVFLEERSTGMSVSAYAVKGGGRTGTGSYYQSYRSLQPFEELERAITLAIEEAELSAAAGKLGGYSGTLVLEPEAFGAILGILLENLYGDSVYFGRSRFSRPGEPAAAEGLTLIDDPSIEGLPGSYSFDGEGTPSRRTVLVEDGVLKSFLLDHTYASFLGMESTGNAVRDFRTMPHIGTSNLLVKPGKESLRDFEGVVVRKVFGEHTANPVSGDFSLTVELGYVVKNGELRPFRDNMLVGNAFEVLRSILAVGREPVRRGSFVSPRILVTARLV
- a CDS encoding DUF257 family protein, translated to MVVDNVGRILEGLLPGETVLLEYTSYVMPELLLKSFWDFCAEKGIPMIIDDVLDTFGEYLIKLDVGGFDVEGLQGVPVIKIGGSSRTGNVFGIVDVGRHSLDFGYYESIYTRARGDKFVFNPVLGFHKLFLSLSEREVLRLIRNLASFVGHRDRVAVYVVNSDIAGATFPAHLALFRDVATTVMSFDLVETEQVLRVVKSPNPDLRGSAVSIDLWARDF
- a CDS encoding alpha-amylase family glycosyl hydrolase is translated as MRAALAVILMMLMILPPSGAYAVPERGVVYQVMVDRFYDGNQSNNEPFYDPTHTSYRLYWGGDLEGLTEKLDYIASLGVSMIWVSPLNDNINKMAHGSAPYHGYWTRDYKRIEEHFGDWKAFRRLVEEAKKRGMCVSVDYVPNHSNPATDGEFGALYDNGTFVTDYYRDTRNATVNPITGIRENLYHHNGNIFTWSGIPLKYANLFGLADFNQLDPWVDSYLTEGAMLFADSGACGFRVDAVKHMELGWLEAFYLRLYSKGPLFIYGEYYSLSPERSDDLYELYRYSNVSPVLNIPIRENIVRTFGFVGSLETLSRTLEDYYSLFVYPNKQLNFLDSHDLVRFLNAAKRDDSVERFHMALALTMTLPGIPVIYYGDESYLVSKDGKGDPYNRPMMAFNNTTEAAHIIRILAELRKANDALAFGDFRTVYANYSVWAFERTFGSHRLLVVMNKGSPVNLTLNLEWSDGTYHDALYGAKMSVSNVKASLELPHNSIYVFHVEGEQKEPLIGSVTPYTAKPGQRILIGGAGFGSGGRVIIGGAEARVLSWNSTGILVEVPEVRTQKAWLDVVVETGGNVSEPAKLRYYSGNDVPALLAFNASLVNASLSGTLWIRGSLPELEEPRPMFKSSTGYYFTVVPLPQNVTFSVELYTGSSWGELSPLGITLYGKAGKTVLLDDKPPIENQISSTMPTTTIVHRPIGENPLPYLLASLLLLGAALIIWKKRG